The window TTAGTCTCTCAGTCTTCTCACATCCACTGTAGACCATTATGGTATGTTTGATCTGTCTGGTAATTCTTGTTCACCTTGTGGTTTCTGTCACTTAgtactttttgttgttattaaatcttctttttggttgttgttgttgttgttttttttaacctgagtCCTCGTATGGCCTGCATTCTTGGGTTTTACCCTCCTCTAACTATGACACAGTCAgttattgtctttatttaaccctaaaaaattttgaaaattgtATTTTGCTGAGCGTGTCTGTTAAATCGTTTTTTAGTATCTCATAAAAAAAGGCATTGaaaatctggttttattcaGCTCATTTGATGTGATCCAAATTTAGCTCAAACAAAGATGTTAAAATGGGGTTTTGGTTAGATTACATTAGAGCTGCCCTATATCAGAGGCTGAACAttgcaaatgaaactgaagtAACATGGTCAAGGTCACAAGTCAGAATGTCTGCCGGTGAtataaaaacatgcttgttgTGAGGACAGCATCTATGTTGTGTTAACTGTGTCTGATGATTGAGACAAGTATCATTGTTGCTACTGTCTCTAGAAGAGAACCAGATCGCAAGACTATCCAAACCTTGTGAAACAAATTataattgttcaaataaatctccCAGCTGTCAGTCCTTAAGTCCTTTGCttgattattaaataaattacccACATTATTGGTGGAgatctatgtgtccctgtgatggacttgtgacctgttgagggtgtcccctgtctctcacacaatgatggctggagataggcaccagctccctgtgacccagaaaggaaaagtagataaagaaaatggatggatggattattgGTGACAATAATCTTGTAATTACCCACAATAATACAAAGCAAAATTTTTGGTTTAGTCTACTACAGtatgttgagctgaaagttaGGATTTTTTGAATCACAAAAGAGGCTCTCTTTGAGTCCAGCTAAATCATCATGTCAACAGAGAATGAACTCATAACCTGCTCCTGAGcaatgcatatatatatatcagatgATGACTATAATCATCATAATAATCGGTATTGCTTAGCAGAGTTTTGGGTTTAATCAAGCCAGGCTATGTTGAACATGCTTCATAGTACACCCCTCTGaaactttttcaaatttaaaacgAAGACATTTAAACTGACTTTTTGTTTAGATCATCTGATTTGGTTCAAATGTCGCCCACAAAGCAAATTAAAAGGTGACCTTTGTTTTCTCCCCCAGAGAGGGTTCAGATTTggataaaaaatgatgtattgaAAACTGGACTTCATTTAACTTCTCATCCAAAATTTTAATGTAACTGGAGGCACtcggagagcacaaacctccaccaaggccatagcgtcataaaaaaatagtctgatctggatcaccaaCAAAATTTTATCAATTGTTTCTTTTGACAACCTCAATATTTCCttaaaatttcagcaaagtctgttcattagtttttaagtaatcttgctaacagacagacaaacaaaccagcactACCAAatacataacctccttggcggaggtaaagACAGTAAAACAATTTGGACTACAACAAAGAAGACAGGCAAACTTAAAGCTAGACATACACCAAGTAGAGAGGAAAACCAAACATGACGTTAACCCGCTGAGACTGATAAGGATCATTTTGCTTTATGAGGATGATGTGAAGTGAAGGCTGCTGAATCATTTCTAATGAACAAGACATTTATTGATACTGAGTGATGGGCGAGATTTCATGTGTCATGGCTGATCACGTCAAACATTCTGCCGGACCATCTGGGGGTGGAGATTCACTCCAAAGAGTCGAAAAGCTCTGAAGACACCAACCGTCTCAGACGCCTGTTTCGTTCTAATAGTGCTCTTTGGCATTTTAGCATTGCTGcctgacaaacacagaaatccaTGACAAGCTTGAATCTCCTCTCCATTTTCCATGACAGCTGGGACTTgcataaaaatctgaaacaatctGGAAGATTTCCAGGCAAACCAATTTACGAACCTGGATGCGATGAGCGTGTCACTCGCACGGCAACTTGGACATTCACTGTAAAGGACAGCAGTGACGACGTGCATGGCTTATACTACTtatattcagttcagttcaatttatttatatagtgccaattcacaacaaaagttatctcagggcactgtgcaaaagaaaaaaaaacaagtccagttTGGACAAAAAAGAATCCATATTCAATTCCAATTACAGTCATTTCATTGCAGTTATATTACAATCACGTTCAGTCGCAATCCCCCATCTTGAGCAGGCACAACAgcaagaaacctccagcagaaccaggctcaggaggagcggccatctgcctcgactggCTGGGAgttgagaggacagaaaagagacacagacaaacgcAACAAATTGGGCCAGGCATCGTTTTTGTGGGAAGAAAATCAGAAAGCACTAATTGTGTGGCCTTAATGTTTACATGGACAAACACtgagagtagagagagtaaggacagcagcagagtgaggaaatgcgGCCAATTTGTCcaccagcagtctgagcctatagcagcataactaagggagagctcagaaAACCCGAACCAActctaactataggatttatcaaaaaggtaAATTTTAACCTCagtcttaaaagcagacagggtgtcagcctcacagacagaaacaggaagttggttcaacagaggagcctgagaactgaaagctctgcctcctgttctacttttagaaactctaggaaccacaagtaaacctgcagtctgagagcaacctgctctgttaggaaaatatggattAATaacatctttaatataagatggagcttgattgttgagagctttggatgttagaagtaagatttcaAATTCTCTTCTGaattggagaaatatgatctctcctgtGGATCAACTGACAACCTTTTAAGGAGTTTGCAGGCATCCTTATAATGAAgcattacaatagtccagcctagaagtgACAAATACATGGAGTGTTTTTTCTACCtcattttgggacaagatgtttATCATTTTAGAAATGCTGTTCAGGTCAAAGAAAGTGGtcataaaaacaagctaaacaacatatcctgatcaaaaataacaccaaagcCATCAAATGAAAACCTGCTAAGTTTGTTCCTAAGGTCCTAAAGTCCACAACCAACATTGTCTGTCTTGTCAATTTAAAAGGATAAAATTAAGAGTCGTCCAGGTTTTTGTATCTCTAAgacatgtctttttaaaaatctaagtAACCGGATTAATCATGCTccatggataaatataactgagtattaTCAGTATAACAGTCAAAATTTATCCCATGCTGTTcaataactttacctaatggaagcatatataaagtaaagagtatttTCCTTgtactgaaccctgaggaactccatgaccaACTTTGGtgtacagacaaaacaaaatggaacaCGAACAAAAGGGAATCTATCAGATAAACATGATTtaaactgttgtgtttgtgtgtatttccgTCATGCCTGTGCAGGATGGATGACATTCAGCTGTGTAAAGAAATTACTCGTCTGAAGAAGGAGCTTCACAAACTGGTGTCCATCCCAGGTAGGAGACCTTCAGATAGAGTTGCTCTGACTGCTGATGGAGGATGAAACCCAGACATTGTGAAGAAAAGGCCTGTTCACTGTACCATCAAGACTCTGTGAGAGCCAAGTTTCcaaagtttaaatgttgtttgtttaataaaagaaatgtaacaCCACTTGCTTAAAAATGATAACACAAAGTTTAGAATTACAGCGTTCTGTCAGGGTTTCTAGTTGTTTTTCCAGCGGTTATACTTCTAAGGTGAAAGAGCTTCACAGTTTCtattgtgtttttaacaacttaaaataatattaattaatacTTAAATGTTAATCTTTGCCTCAACAGCCCACCCCTGAAAAAAGTGGTCTTGCTGATCACTTGCATCAAATCAAAAGTTGACACATATTAGGCCTTAGTTGGGTGTTCATTGGACCCTATGTACCTGGCAGTGATATTAAATTTCTCTTTTGCATTTTGGTAACAAATCTGAACATTACACTTTCCAAAATGGTAAATAGTTAAATTTATATATAGACAAGTATTCAAATGTTTCCACATTTGTTTGTACTTTGATAAGACTTTTCTCATCTTACTTTTAGCCATTATTTCAACAATTGACCATTCTTCTGTGTAACGACTGTAAGTGgcttaataaatgaaaaccagcCCCAATAAAAGCGGTTACGGTAGGAGTTCATGCACGGGACACAATCTGGATACTGACGTACTCTTTGTGCTTCAGATAATGATAAGTCCAACGAGGACCGACAGAAGGAAGAAGAACTACTGCAGCAGATTCACAAGCTGGTAGAGACCAGAGACTTCCTGGTGGATGATGTTGAGTTTGAACGACTCAGGTTTGCATCGAAATGCATGATTTAAATACTGATAACctagaagaaaagaaatgatgtCCTCAGTACGTCAttaattttgcacattttctgtgaTTTGACATATGTGCtgttataaatattgttttcttttttaataaatgcatgttgtttttattttttttactgcttttttgttgtttggtttgcaTGTGTATGAattgtgttttgctttgaaataacaatatttttttattcagttaaattTAAAGTTCTTGGTtcgactttttgtttttaagtttggttttctcagttgttttttgtacttGTCCTCAGTTACTCTCTTACTGGTATGTTATCAGCTCTtctctgttcatttttaatcacagaatataaactcctttttttattactcttGCCATTTCTCTGTGacaataatgaaaataaaacctggcaagaaaaacaaaaaaatgcaacaacataagatatagaaaaatataaaaccaaaacaaaacccagggactgataaagaaaaaaatgagttttttcttttgtaaaaacaagGTACTGACAGCACAATTTGTGTATACACGGTTTATTTTACAACTATTTTGACTTTATGTTTCAGGGAGAAAGAAGAGGATAAAGAAATGGCAGATTTTCTGAAGTCCAGAATGCCAAGAAATATGAAGAAGACAGGTATTAAAGCACAAAATCAGAAACTTTCTAAATAATATGATAAAATATTGTCAAGTTTTAAAACGTTTTGCTTCCTTAAGGGTTCTGAATGAATAATCTATGTTCACAGACAGTATTACCATAAAAAAGCATTGAGATaccaaacagctttttttaatcataaacactattttttacatgttatttAACTGTAAAGTGACGTGTGACTACTGGATGCTTCTGCCACTTACAGTTTAGGACTTTTTCAATCCAACTTGTAGTTTTCACAAaatgactgtttgtctgagcCTTACTTTCTACTTCACatttctgcctgcctgtcttTTAAAGAGTACAGTCAGGGAGTGAGCGAGATGGGcctgtggttaccatggtgatccgAATGACCCACTGATagctctaattaaaaaaaaaatcttggttctttttacatttcttatacagttcatacatcaaaatgtaggcattttgtCAGCTAAAGCTGGAAACTTCCTGGACTGcaacttttggagacaattGTAAATGATATTCATCAGTGAGTTTCCAAAAATCGTTTGAGTTCTCAGTTCTCAGCAGCAGGAAAgagacctgctgctgctgtgactgACTATTGCAAGGCCCTGTATTTAAATGGTCCAGATTTCTCAATTGTCACCCATAACCCATAATTTTTGGACCACTGTTGCGACTATTAAGTGTCACTCACAAGTGGCAAAACCGAGCAATTTTGTACCGAGAATGTCGTGCAAATCTTGCGCAGCATTGGTGCACTACTTATTAGTATTCCCAGCAAATTTGGGCCCAATTTTCACAATAGATGCAAACATATCCATTCAATGTGATTCCAATTAAAAATTTGTGTATATTATTTTACAATTCTGTATCTCCAACTAGCGCCAACATTTGCAGCTCAGTGATACACTAGCTTGAGATTTAGTAAGTCCCAAATGACTATTGGGttttagagaagaaagctggtgtatgttggaatttcaggcagtaGTTGAGTTGGCACCCTTCATATATTGTTTTCAGAAATGCTCTAGTTTATTATTACAGTGTTGAATATGCATCTCTTTCCTCTTTTGTGCAGTTGTTCTAATCGTCTCATTTTCCCTGCTTCGCGGTTTTTAGGTTTGCCAGCCCGAAGGGCACCAACCAGGGCTCAGCAGACCACCTCCCCATTCACCAAGACCGGCCTCACCCTCCTGAAGGAGTGCTGTGGTTTTACGTGCTCCATCATGTAGTCAAGAACCAAAGCAGTGGGCCCCGCTGAAGGACTGATGAAGACTCGCAGACCACGATGACCACTCCTCTTTCAACCGTTCAGCCCAATAAAGACTTACAGGAGTCCCAGATGGAGCTGTGCTCACCTGTTGAAAATGCTGCAGTATTCCTGTTTTTTAACTTCcctttcttcttgtgtttctgctttCCACCCCAATCCCgtgtattgtaatttttttcccaCCAAACATTTGAAAGACATTAACAGCCCAGTTCAGCTCACACATGTATCGCAAAGCACACTAATTGGGTTCAACTCCATGACTCGCCCACAAGTTAGATATTTAAAGATTTCGTGAGGCTCCAGTAATTGTCGTCTCCTTGTTATAGAAGTAGCTGCACTGCAGTGAACAGACCAGTCTGTGCATGCCTGGAACTTTATAATTACCGTACGGGAGATAACACTAATGAAACTGACATTAATCAGGAGTGGTGCTGGCATGAAGTTTTTTGCGATATAGCACcagatttaaaatgtgtatGACCTTTGGAAAAGTCGTGGTCAGAGAAAGTGAAAGCGTTGTTTCAGTGCTTCTCAGTTGACTTCCTCTATATTTGTTCCTGTATTTTTCTCTAAATGATGGCACAAAATTCCCCACTGATGGTGAGGAAAAAATAACCAGTAAAGTTAGTTTTGGAcgtttatttttgtgtcatctATTTGAATAAATAGGCTGGTTCAGCACTCAACTGACACTGGGCACCGCTAGACTTTTACACAACATCATCATCGCGCACCTCAACTCCCACTCAAAACACATTAAAGTCCGTAACGCTCAAGTTGATCTGCAGGCTGTTTGCAAAACTCTTTAGCTCATTTTCAGTACAAATAggtattttaatcttttttttctccataaaatcatttttagccCATTCTGATAGATGGTGTTAGGCTCGTCAGTATAGAGTCGTCTGTAAACTCAACAGGACACAGGGTACATGGGCATAATGACTGACTAATCTGTGCTGCAGCTCTTGCTGTTGCAAGAAGAAAAGTTGCCATGACAACATTGTATAAACCATAGCTTTActgtcaaacaataaaaaacttaatGCGTCTGATTGAAAATCGAATGTTGTCATACAGTGGGCTGCAAAATTATTCACCCCTTTggtattctttctgttttgtcgGCATACAACCTGGGATTTAAATagattattaaattaaattagattaattaaATTATAAGTAACAGAGTTAcacaaaatacttcagattattAAAGTTACATGggtaaaaaagtataaaactgaaaagcgtgtgcatatgtattcaccctCTTTGCTTTGTTGTTATAGTCATTACCTTCAGaaactacttaaaaaaacacctgtGGACAATCTAAGTGCCAGACGATCTCAGTATCTGTATCTCAAAATCAACTGTTCTGACTCAACACCggtaaattaaactttttgacCATCAAGGACAACATCATGTCTGAGTCAAACCTAACACCTGTCATCAGGGCTGAGAACATCATTcttacagtgaagcatggtgatggcagcatcatgctgtggagatgtttttcatcagcagggaaaCTGATCAGTGCTggaggaaagatggatggagtaaaatacagagaaatccTTGAGGGAAACTTGTTTGAGTTTTCCAGAGATAAAAACTGGAACAGAGGTTGCCCTTCCAAAAAGACAATGAGCCTAAAATCTCTGCTGAAGAATATTCCACTGGTTAAAGGAGAACCAGTCAAAGGTCCTGAAGTGGTCCAGTCTAAACAGTCCAACTGAGAGTCTCTGGTTTAAATTCAAgtttgttggacacaagcagccaccgtccaacctgaaggagctgcagcagtttggtcttGAAGAACGGACAAAGGTCCAGGGGTTAGACAGACAGAGCTCATGGAGACAAACCTGAAGAGACTTGCTGCCTTAACTGCATCTTCAAAGTCATAGTTAAGTTGTGTCAATTATAAGATACATCCTTCCCCCTCCATAATTTCGCTTTAGGTTTCAGTTTGGAAGGCCACAAAACCCAAAGAACGCCAAAGGGGGCAGATGTTTTTTCAGCCATCGGTAGATGTGGCATTTGGGAAAGGCaggaaggaaacaaaataatctgcTGCTGCCAatttagtcctttttttattctgaaataacAGAGCCCATAGATCTTGTAGACTATCTTTAAGATAGTCTACTGCAGCTTCTTCTCTGAGGTTAGACAAAAGACTAGacacaaaactgttttccttggatcaaaacaaaacctattAGAgatgaatagttttaaaaatgacgCTTCGATCCTTATAATCACTAGGATGCTTGCCTACATTATTCTGtcatttcaattttatttccttgtttttgctAAAAGGTCTTGGAGATAAATGcagctgttgtctttttttagttCCATCCCTGGACTAGATCTGCTGACATTTAGTCACAGAAGCGTTGGGTCGTGTTTCTTTCAGCAACCATGTCTGATGCTGCCATGGAGATCCTGGCAGGAAGGAGTGGTTTGCTAACGAAactgaaatgctgcttttaaactTCCAGATTACCAGGCAAACTTTACTCTTGTGTGTGAGTGCGAGTGAGGCCAGACCTGGAGCATTTAATGAATAATGCGACTGCTTTACAAGTAAAAAAgatgggtaaaataaaaatgttcgtACATAAATTCCACGTTTAAGTTTGCTCCTCTTAGGGAATAAATAAAGCTCTTCACTCCTTTATTGCAGGGCCCTCGTCTCATCAGTATTTGCGTGGAGCTTTATTTTGACTGAGTGGTTTGCCTCCGCTCTCCAgtttgcacaaataaaagcatttccTCAAGTGTGCTGCATCCCCTGCCTGCACGAGTCAGAATTCATTCTCCCATGAGAGGAAACCACAGAGAGAAGACAGTGTGAAGTGACTGAAAGCGGGGCAGCTGAATGAAAGGAGGAAAAGTGGATTGGGAAAGGCAAGGAGACGAGGTTGTTAGGGGTCTTATTTTCACCATGAGTCATCCTCGGTGGAAACACTGAACTCCCATGAGGACGACTCGCCGTGGAAAAAGGTCACGGCTGTCGTTCAAATGCCAGAATCCTGCACACCTTCTGCACAAATCCCCGTGAACACGTGAGGTCCAGCAGACACGCCTGCGTCAGAGGCAAACGAAGACAGTGGGTTTGTACTCGGTGCGTGCACCTGATGAGAGGTACAGTAGCTGTCATGGCTTTGTTACCATGGTTACCGCGCCTTTATGGTACACTTTGAATTCTTGTGTCATCCAGTGGTGCGACTTATTCTAATGCGGAGCTGCTTGAGCTGTAAAGGCAGAGAACTAATTTCTTTAATGATCAGAGCTTTTGGGTTTGAAATTAGTTATTATTTTGCctgacaaaactttttttttttaacatgtcggtcttctccctctgttctttgtcctgttttactattttgcttcaattcaattcaattcaattcaattcaattcaattcaattcagttcagttcaattcaattcaattcaattcaattcaattcaattcaattcaattcaattcaattcaattcaaaaatactgtattaatcccaaagggaaattaaatgttgacgtagctcatttaaatcaaggagttattatagatagtgatggctgtgggcaggaaagatctcctccgttttacaactaatctgaagaagcctttgactaaagagactctgttttgcGATGATGGTCTcgtgaagaggatggtcagggttgtccatgatttccttgattttatgcaaaatccttctttgcatcatcatctccttttttgcctgtgtgtgtgtttgtctccacTGTTAGCTGAATTTCCCATGAAAcgctgaatgaattttaatgaaactttcagaatgaaATCACTAGGTgcacatccacaactgattaactttaggagtcaacccaaattgAGACGGCCACCACAGAAAAGTGATTTTAACGAACACGAAGATGGCCacaacccagtcagttttacagatattgagctaaaactgggtgTAGTAGTAGCAAACACTCTGAATGATCATACTATTGAAtggatttcaaataaaattaaaaaaaaactttcacaaagtaatatttttaaagtttgatcaaagGAGGCTTTAACTAACCATGtagaacaggggtgtcaaacccagagacgcaagggggccaaaattaaaaatttggtcctagccaagggccagtcacaatcaatatttattaaaaatgacataaattaattagttttagatgtattatatcaaatcattcatatagaaatatcaatggccttttcccagttacagattatacagaatttagagcaaacagactttaatgaacacagacaaatagatcaaacttcaaaaagcacatcattagcagtcatttcttacgcctcactcagcttttaaatcaagtttttaacattaaaacagacaaaaacctgatcatacagaaattaaaactatatattgttggcttctaagtcactgaggagagaaaacttcactaattaggctcagttttttaaagcaaaaaaagaatcagagactcgatctgaaccagactagagggccagATGAAAtattacagagggccggatctggcccgctgGCCTTGAGTTTGACGTGTGATGTAGAAGAAGGGTCTGTAATTAAATGAGGCTAAAATTGAACCTTTTGTCCATCAAGGACAACGCCATATTTGGCACAAAGCTTACACCTCTCATCATCCTGAGAACACCATCatcacagtgaagcatggtggtggcagcatcatgctgtggagatgttttccatcagaaaggactgggaaactggtcagagttgatgtACATGTGAATGAAGCAAATTATAGAGGAAAGTAAACCTGTTTGAGTCCTCCAGAGATTTGAAACTGGGACaaaggtccaccttccagcaggacaatgagcctaaacactctgctgaagcaacgctccactggtttaaggagaaccaggtaACTGTGCTGAAATGACCAAGCCAAAGTCTTGAGAATCTCTAGTtggatttaaagattgttggacacaagcagcacccatccaacctgtaggagcgtgtttt of the Kryptolebias marmoratus isolate JLee-2015 linkage group LG3, ASM164957v2, whole genome shotgun sequence genome contains:
- the pik3r6a gene encoding bMERB domain-containing protein 1 isoform X2; the encoded protein is MADSTITVDDIEGELFKIERIRDILVRRESELRYMMDDIQLCKEITRLKKELHKLVSIPDNDKSNEDRQKEEELLQQIHKLVETRDFLVDDVEFERLREKEEDKEMADFLKSRMPRNMKKTGLPARRAPTRAQQTTSPFTKTGLTLLKECCGFTCSIM
- the pik3r6a gene encoding bMERB domain-containing protein 1 isoform X1 — translated: MEKKQGAPLQYGSLEHTAWSRDAKKPEDDVVSMADSTITVDDIEGELFKIERIRDILVRRESELRYMMDDIQLCKEITRLKKELHKLVSIPDNDKSNEDRQKEEELLQQIHKLVETRDFLVDDVEFERLREKEEDKEMADFLKSRMPRNMKKTGLPARRAPTRAQQTTSPFTKTGLTLLKECCGFTCSIM